One Mustela nigripes isolate SB6536 chromosome 5, MUSNIG.SB6536, whole genome shotgun sequence DNA segment encodes these proteins:
- the LOC132017326 gene encoding transmembrane protein 230-like yields MVPSRTNVAAGIPSSKVKYSKLSSTDSGHIHPHILKFKRSSTKIPYKAIAWATAQFLIGTFLVIVGCLLLAGHISKVGANRAVPVLIVGILVFLPGFYHLFIAYRAHRGCQGYSFSDLPTCDD; encoded by the exons ATGGTGCCCAGTCGCACCAACGTGGCTGCCGGGATCCCCAGTAGCAAAGTGAAATACTCAAAGCTCTCCAGCACTGACAGTGGACACATTCATC CTCACATATTAAAGTTTAAGAGAAGCTCTACTAAGATTCCTTATAAGGCCATTGCCTGGGCCACCGCGCAGTTTTTGATTGGTACCTTTCTCGTTATCGTGGGCTGCCTCCTGCTGGCGGGCCACATCAGCAAAGTGGGCGCCAACCGGGCCGTTCCGGTTCTGATTGTTGGCATCCTCGTGTTCCTGCCCGGGTTTTACCACCTGTTCATCGCCTACAGAGCGCACCGAGGCTGCCAGGGCTACTCCTTCAGTGACCTTCCGACCTGCGATGACTAG